A single window of Plasmodium malariae genome assembly, chromosome: 8 DNA harbors:
- the RAD23 gene encoding DNA repair protein RAD23, putative: MKIKVRTLQNNEEEINVDNDDTILDVKKKVESVFPEMAFDKQKLIFSGNILIDENKVVDILKENDIVIVMASKKIFASNKNNSKENANDSSTNSSAPKINDNNSVHKNDEKNKLLSNKNEIQTDEGKQNVSINNAESMLLTGDKLKETIDNICAMGFERETVRKAMILAYNNPNRAIDYLTNGFPDINELNEINEINEVGERNEMGERNEMGERNEMGENTYERDNNENSSNLSNHLMNYNLLGDNSGLGLSENPELLRNSPFINVIRDVALSNPQRIPEILEMIGRTDPSFLDYIRENQTEFLRVIQNYSNENTPNADNEQLSSDVITQQGIQNTSDQTNENLNIPITPLNENEMESVKKLESLGFPKHLAIEAFIACDKNEEMAANYLFENMNDYTSE; this comes from the coding sequence atgaaaataaaagtaagGACCCTGCAAAATAACGAAGAGGAAATTAATGTAGACAATGATGACACAATACTTgatgtaaagaaaaaagtagaGAGCGTTTTCCCTGAAATGGCATTTGATAAAcagaaattaatttttagtgggaatattttaatagatgaaaataaagtagtagatatattaaaagaaaatgatatAGTTATAGTTATGGCAAGtaagaaaatatttgcaAGTAATAAGAACAACTCAAAAGAAAATGCGAATGATTCATCAACTAATAGCAGTGCTCcaaaaattaatgataataattccgtacataaaaatgatgaaaagaaTAAGTTATTATccaataaaaatgaaatacaaACAGATGAAGGTAAACAAAATGTAAGTATAAATAATGCAGAATCAATGTTATTAACAGgcgataaattaaaagaaactATAGACAACATATGTGCTATGGGATTCGAAAGAGAGACTGTTAGGAAAGCAATGATACTAGCTTATAACAACCCCAATAGAGCAATTGATTATTTGACTAATGGATTTCCagatataaatgaattaaatgaaattaacGAAATTAATGAAGTGGGTGAAAGGAACGAAATGGGTGAAAGGAACGAAATGGGCGAAAGGAACGAAATGGGCGAAAATACGTACGAAAgagataataatgaaaattcttCTAACTTATCAAATCatttaatgaattataatttattaggTGATAACTCTGGACTAGGTTTATCAGAAAATCCTGAACTGTTAAGAAATTCTCCCTTCATTAATGTTATACGAGATGTTGCATTATCCAACCCTCAAAGAATTCCTGAAATTTTAGAAATGATTGGAAGAACCGATCCATCCTTTTTAGATTATATAAGAGAAAATCAAACAGAATTTTTAAGAGTCATCCAAAATTATAGTAATGAAAATACACCAAATGCTGATAACGAACAATTATCGAGCGATGTGATAACACAACAAGGCATTCAAAATACAAGTGATCAGactaatgaaaatttaaacataCCTATTACACCATTAAATGAAAACGAAATGGAGAGTgtgaaaaaattagaatCACTTGGTTTTCCAAAACACCTAGCGATTGAGGCTTTTATTGCTTGTGATAAGAATGAAGAAATGGCAGCGAATTACTTATTCGAAAATATGAATGATTACACCTCGGAGTAG